The Setaria viridis chromosome 2, Setaria_viridis_v4.0, whole genome shotgun sequence DNA window ttacaatttggaacgaggAGAGTACATGCTTTTGATGGGAGCACTTACGTGCCTAGTTACATCAGCTGATCACTAAGGGGAGACAGTACCGGGAGCAGCTGCGTGCCTAGTTTCGATAGCACGTGACGACAGGCGTGGCGACGTGCGGTAGCGGGCAACTGCTTCCGGTGCACCCTCACATGGAGAGCGCGAACTGGTCAAAATGGATCCTGACATGACACAGTTGACGCGCGCATGCATGGGCcggggcgaggcggccatgCCCATGAAGCGCGCGAGGCTGGCTGCCGGATGCCCGGATGGGTGGGTGCTGCCTGAGAATAGAAGGCGGCGGCCACGTCAGCGGCTCGATGCAGCTGCTTCAGTGGCGGCTTGCCGCAGTTGCAGGTAGCACCCACACGGGTACAATTCCTCGTGTTATTTGTCATTCCAATAAATGGAGGCTAGTGGTACGCAAGCAACGTATGGTTTCTCTGGTATGTGCCACGTATGTGCAGGTGCATGCGGTGGGGGATATCTAtctatctactccctccatcctaaaaagAATGCACCTCTCGCCTCCCGAGAAGTCaactaattttaaatttgatcaaatttatacaaaatagtactaacatttatggtacaaaataaatatcaatagattaatcatgtaatatatttacATACTAAATCTGTTTGGAGACGTGAATGTAAGTACTTTGTTTTATAAACTTGGTTAAATTTAAAACTGTTTGACTTCTCGAGAAACGAGAGTTGTATTctttttaggatggagggagggagtatGATCTATCTACAACATTTGAAAATGCGCAAAGGAGATACTGGTAATaacatttgtatatatatatatagatatagatatagatagatagatataaGCATAGACCATGCATGGAGACGGAGTGGATTGGGTGGGCTGCGGGCGGCTGCTGCTACCAAGTGAATTGAAGCCATTCGTGCTGATACAGGCAGGCAGAGGGCTGCTGCAGCAGCGACTGCACTGGCTGGCTGGCTTCCTGTACGAGGCCCAGCGGCAGAGGCCCGCGAGCCatggaagaagaggaggctGCCATGGTATTGATTGGAAGCCTGGAACCCCAACCAACAAGGGGAAGCGCGCCATCAATGCGAGGGTACACTAGTGATCGATCCGCTCCGGACCTCGGCTGGCCTGAAGGCTCTGGCTGTGCCTCTGGGTACGGGGCCATTGGGCCAGCCAGCGGCATGTGCTCTGGTATTTGCTTACGAACGGAAGCAGCAGGTAAAGTCGTCGGAGCTCCCGTACCTATGAAGTCGGTGAGGACGCGGCCGTCGGAGaagcggccggtggggcggccGGGGAAGGTGTCGCCGTAGGGGTCGTACCAGGCGTGCGTCAGCTCCCGCCCGAGGTCGCCCAGGTTCCCAGTGTCCGCGTACGAGTCGCCGAACAcccacagcggcggcggcgtgccgctgctgctgcagccgccgccgccgccgccgctggtagGAGCCTCGTCATCATGCCTGCGCGCTGCCTGCGCCACCGGCGCGAGCATGGCCAGACCTTCATTCATTCATTGAAACGGCGAGTAAGGCGGCAGCAATCGAATCGGTTATGGATgatggaaggaggaggaggaggaacaaaCGCAGGAGGAGGTTGTCTTGGGCTTAcagaagacgaggaggaggaggagcgccggcACGGCAGGCAGAGCCGGAGCGAGGCCACGAGGAGCCATCCCCTGGACGAGGCTTTCCTCTCGCGGCGCTGATGCGCTGGACCGCTCGCTGGTAAAGGGATGGGCTAATGGAAGATGGAAGGGGATGGCGGCCTGCTGGTCGGCCAGGAGCTCTCACTTATATAGCCAGACGAGACGATCGGCGCACGCCGTCGGCGGGGGCTGCGCCATCTCTTCTCTTGGCCTCGTGGCATGTCTGGTCCTCTCTCCTCACTTGGCCGCAGGGGCAGTTGGAGTTGCAGACACACCTCCTTCCTTTTGCCGGGTGTTGCCACCTCGCCTCTGGGATAACAATACTACTAACACTGACGCCATTTGGATTTCACTAGCAGATGAAAAAGAGAATAGCAACAATTGATCGGCTTCTCCATTTCGGATTCGCAAATCGCACGCTCGTAGCCGTGCTCTGCTCGGTGTTCATCCCAAAGGTCGTTAGTaattgatcgatcgatctcgcGCGTCCAGCTCATCTGCTCATGGTTCCTTGCTTGCTGCCTCCCCAATCCTCGTGCAATTAATCCATCTCGCCCCAAACCCGGCCGATTCGACTCGACGGGCAACGGCCACCAACCCCTGGGCTGGGCAGGCAGGCCGCATTAACGCCGCGCCACTCCGCGTGCGGCTGCTGGCCATCGCTAGCTGCACATGTCGTCGTCCAACTACTCAAGCCTGAAAATGGACCGGCTGTGAAGAGTATGATGTATGAACATAGCAACATCCATgtcgagagagggagagagatcgTGGAGACACCaaagagaagaagcagcagcgtCCAAGCCCAGCAGGCTCTGCTGCTTGCTTGTTTGGCTTGTTGCAGCGTCGCATCCTCCTGCGATCCTCAGCCGCACGTATGGACTGGACtttcttttcatcttttttttttccattcctccctctctctctctctcaacgCAGGGGAGGATTATTACAATCGCTTTCAGGAATTTGCAGAATCTTACATTAAACAAGGTTGGGTGTCACTCCTGTCCGGTCGCGGAATCTTGGCTCGGAGGAATGCAGTCTGGGCAGATACACTCAGCCGAACCCAGTCATTGTCGTACTGATACATGCATGCAGCTAATAAAGCTGCATGCTGCCACTGCTACTAGCATCGGCAGCAACGTACAGCCACGCCGGCCTAAAGAGTAAGGGGTTGTTTGTACAGGAGGCTAAAAGTTTAGGTCatttgtcacatcgaatattcggatgctaattagaagaataatacataagttaattataaaactaattgcagaagctctaggctaattcgcgagtaGCAAAGGgtaactgtagcaccacattgtcaaatcatgaactaattgggtttaatagatttgtctcgcgaattagcctctatctgtgcaactagttttataattagtctatgttttttatataattagtttttttataattagtctatgtttaatactcctaattagtatcaaacatgcAGACTAAAGTTTCACCAGCTAAATTAGGTGTACTCTCCTTTGCTTGCAGCGGCGCAGCTTATAGATAGTCATGTCGTGCACTGCATCAACAGTCAGAGCACAGATCATATACATGTTGAGAACCTGTGAGGCTTCTTGTGCCACTGCTCATACAGCCTAGTGCAATACACAATGATCTCCGTGGCCCGCTATTTGTAACAGCTCTTCATGACATGGGACGCAATGGCCCAGTCAGATTCGGCAGTTGCGCGTAAGAAACATCAGTTCACAAATTAGTCTACAGTCTTTGTTGCCCAAGACTGTACCTTGAATTAgacccttgcattgcatgtgACCAGTGCTTAACAAGAGTAGCAGTAGCACTACAGTTAAGCAGCCTGCTGTCATCACCTCCGGATGACACTGCTAGCTCTTGTATTTTTTCTTCTATCCTCTTAATGAAAAAGCGAAAAAAGTACAGTTAAGCAGCGTGGTGGTTGGTCTGAATGTCTGATTGACCAGTgcagcagcaggcaggcaggcaggcgtgCCCAAATTGGCAGGCAAATATACTCCCCCGCTGCAAAAGCCAAGGAAATCAAGCTTCCAGGCTCTGCCGCTGCATCCTCCTCGATCGATCACACGATTTTTATTAATTGCTTACTGCTAGTGTGTAGTAAAATAAACAGGGTTGGCAGAATCTTTGGCGTGATGGGATGCATGCCAAGCATATACACCTGCTGAAGCTGATCCCGGTCATCTGACGGCATAAAGCATATACAATTAGGGTGCATGAATGAGAGAATTGGTTTGCAGAACCAGAACCAATGACTCTGGAAATAGCGTTTGCAGTACGTCAAATGTTTCTGCATCTCAGTTTTGTGCGCAGCGACAACGCAATGCGGAATTGAATGCTCGGATCTGACATGGTACGACGACTCATGTCAGCTAGTTTCGTCACTCTCCGGTGACGAGCTCCTTCACGAACGCGACCATCTTGGGCACGTCCACCGTCCACGCCACCGAGATCGGCGAGTAGCCAGTCCACGGGTTCTCCGAGTTCCACCTGCACCAATCGACAAGATGCAGATTGCAGAATCAAGTGACCAGAAGTGACCATCACCAAACGTCCAAACCATATGCAAACAACGCAAGGAAAATTGTGAATCAATCGCCTTACTTCTTCAGCAACATGTCCATGGAGGTATGCCCGGCGCAGATGCCCTGGGTCTCCACCCTCACCACGCCCTTCCTGAACGTGAACAGGTCCGGGCGAACCAGCGCGGCAAAGCTCACCGGGTCATGGAGGAAAATCACTGAGCCAAACGCGGAAACTATGAGCTCAAACCATCCAGGATTTCAAGACTGCAGGGTATATATGACACAAAGATACTGCTGCAGCGTACCAGGAGCGCCGTAAGACTCGATGTGCCAGTCCAGGTAGAACTTGCATACGTCGCAGAGGAACTGCGCGTGCTTCCCTTTCGAGTTCCTCAGCTCCAAGAGGTCCTTATCTGCAAAATATCAGCAGGTTCAGTATTTCTACTTCACATGGTGACTGGGCCTAGAGGGGCTGATTATACTGCTTCAGGATTCATTCAGGAGGACCTGTGAAGCTGACTTGGGTTGTGATGTTGAGGCCGACCACGTAGATGTCTGCCCCAGAAGTGAAAACTATATCAGCTGCCTCCGGGTCACTGTGGATCTGTAAACGGCAAATGAAAACTTTCGTTAGGCCCCAAAAAATCACATTTCAGGCACTTTCTCCTAGCACAATAAGGATTCTCGTTAGGCATTACATTTGCTTCAGCAGAAGGGGTGGCATTTCCAGCTGAAAAGAAGGCTCCACCCAGCACAACAATCTTTCTAACATTTTTCACAAAGGAGGGATCCTTCTTGATGGCCTGAAAAACATTGTAGTTCAATATTAATCACCACCATCAGCAATCAGTCATGTAACATGAGCTTGAAATTTCTACAACGTCAGACAAAGAACATACCAATGCTAAGTTCGTCAGAGGACCCAAGGCAAGTACAGAGACCTCTCCAGGAAACTGCGAGACCTTATCAACCAAGAACTCTGCAGCGCTTTGCTCAACTTTCTTGATAGTGGGATCAGGAAGCTCTATGTTCCCAAGGCCATCAGATCCGTGAACAAAGGCGGCAACTTTTGGTTTTCCTCCCTATTCACAATACAAAAATGTGAACAGTtcttatattatatatatataagagATGTAAACGGTCCTTGCCACACAACTGAATTAACTATTCAACTCCAGCAGATGATGTATAAAGGTCACTTTCCATGGATTTTGACGTCAAGTACTCAAATGATACATACAAGCAGGTGCTACAGATTTGTGCGATATACGAAATTTTCAGGCTTTGACTTTGGTTCCAGTTAAACTACTATCACTTTCTCATTGAAGATGGAAACATTGAACTGTAAACTCACTGAAGAAGACTTTACATATTTTAAATGCATGGTACAGTTTCATTGATTTTTCCATGATGGCTTTGAACCAGGAgtacaaataaaaaaacattAGAACTACCAATACCCTCTGATCACAACTGTTCCTAGGAAACGCGCAAGCAAATTGCAGTACAGGTAGTATGACCAGTACCTTTAGAGGCTCATGGCTTCCTTCTGCTACTGGAACTTCAGGATGGCCTGCCTTCTCGCACTGTCAGTCAGTTTTAGACAAAGTGGAATTAGTAAGAAGAAACAAAGTGGAAAAGGAGCATTTTCCATGAGTATCTGCTACTACTTGCCAGGATCAAGGCGTTGCGTGTCGCGTGCTCCGTTGTGCAGTTGCCAAAAATGGTGGTGAGCCCTAGGACTTGAACGCCCGGCGACTGGAACGCCATCATAATCGCCACGCTGTCATCTGGAATCACAGCATGGACACATTAATAAGCAAGCAATTCCACAGCATGGACACATTAATAAGCAAGCAAACATTAACTGTAAGCCTGCAATTTTCAGCAGTACCCACCCTATCTCATTGTAAATTATCCACATTATAAAAGAATAAAGGTGAGCATGTGAATCTAAGACGAATGATCATGGTTAGTGTCCAGGATTCAAGGAATGGCCCAATGGCTGCACTCGTTGTCATACTTGAGTACCTCTTGAAGAAAGAGTGACATGTTTAACCTCACTATATAGAtatataaaaaggaaaaggggaagTATCCTTGGGATTTGGACAGATACGATGTCAAAAAGTGCCTCCTTTCTTGCAGTGGGGGATCCTCCCAAACTATTGTCAAGTAACGAAAATTTGCAGTGGGATCCTTAGATCAGAAAAGAAGACTGTAATTACAGGGAATACGCCCAGTTCAGGACTGTGAGGGAATATACATTGACCCGGATGGATCCCCTGTcgagaagtgcagcatatactTTGCATTTTGTGCTGGTAGGTGTCAGTGCTAACTATAATGTACTAGTAGTACTCCGATGATTTAGCTGGAAGATAAAGGTGAGCAACTTTTGCAACGCATCAGGTGTTTAATTCGCAGGTTACAGTGGAAGCACAGGTGAGAATCCCCATGGATCAAAACCGGACCCATAGCATTTGTTTGGGAACTTAATTTAGCAGAAAGGTTTCGTTCCCTCCGATCCAAAGCGTTGCTTTTGTTGCTGATCGTGCTTGTTGTGCGCGTAGGGCCAAAGCCAACAGTAACGCGACTGCGACTTGACTAGTTTGCAGCAGGTAAAATAGGGGTGAAATATGAAGAAAAAAAGGTTGGAACCGACATGAACAGAGGGAGATTAAGTTCAGTTGAGAGCCAAGCGAGTCAGGGAGGCGAGCATTGGGCCTCCCCTGCAAATCGAGAGgtagggaggagaggagaggagagggtagTACGCACCGATGCCTGGATCCGTGTCGATGATGATCTTCTGCTCCGCCCTCGGCTGCTCGTCGTGGTGGTGGATCTGCCCGTTGCTGGCCTCCATCTCGTACTCCGATCGACCGCTCTCTCCCCTCCTTCGATCGctttcttcctcctcggtgCTAGTTGTcgtctcctccccttcttcttgttATAGGCAGGcgggggaggtggcggagacGGTGACCGATGGCGAGGAGGGGAGGGTAGGGGAGGGAGAGGCGGTTGCAGTCTCGACAAGTAAGCAGGAGCaaagcagaggaggaggacacCCTCGATGAACAGATCGCACACGGACGAGTTggttggtggcggtgg harbors:
- the LOC117846612 gene encoding probable uridine nucleosidase 2, with the translated sequence MEASNGQIHHHDEQPRAEQKIIIDTDPGIDDSVAIMMAFQSPGVQVLGLTTIFGNCTTEHATRNALILCEKAGHPEVPVAEGSHEPLKGGKPKVAAFVHGSDGLGNIELPDPTIKKVEQSAAEFLVDKVSQFPGEVSVLALGPLTNLALAIKKDPSFVKNVRKIVVLGGAFFSAGNATPSAEANIHSDPEAADIVFTSGADIYVVGLNITTQVSFTDKDLLELRNSKGKHAQFLCDVCKFYLDWHIESYGAPVIFLHDPVSFAALVRPDLFTFRKGVVRVETQGICAGHTSMDMLLKKWNSENPWTGYSPISVAWTVDVPKMVAFVKELVTGE